In the Deltaproteobacteria bacterium genome, GTCAAGCATGCGATGCGCTGGTCAGTTTTTAACTCGTAAGCTACGCGCGCGTGAGCAGTTCGAGCAAGTGGCCGTCGGGGCCGTGAAAGTAAACGCCGCGTCCGCCCTTGCGCGTATTCAACTGGCGATTCGTCGGACTGCGCGGCTCGCTACCCCATGTAAGGCCGGCGTCCTGGATACGCTGAAAGATCGCATCGAATTCTTCGTCGCTGACATGAAACGCATAGTGATGCGGTTCGAACGACTCGGCGTCATCGAAGTCGAGTGTCAGCTCATCGTTAACCCGCACCGGCGCGAAGTGTCCCTTAGGTCCGTCGTAGTTGAGACCAAAAATCTTCGCGAACAAACTCGCCGCGGCATCTTTGTCCTTGGCCGGCACAATCGTGTGATTCAGCTTGATCGACATGATCCCTCCTTTTGAATCGTTCAATCGTTCAGAAACGACACTGATGACTCCGCAAGAAATTTATTTTCAACAGGCTCTCGGCGCGCGTCACTTCACGCCGAAAATTTCCTGATAGAGTTTGATATAGCGATCGAAGTCGTCGTAAATTTCCGGCGCGGTAAACGCCGGCGTCACGCCTTGCAACAACGTCGGCGGATCGGGCGGAGTGTCGCTGCGATCGGGAATTCGTTTGAGCCCGCGCACAACCTCTTGGCCGCGCCGCGACAGCATGAAATCGATGAACAGCTTCCCCGCGTTCGGATGGGGCGACTTCGCGGACAGTCCCACGGGATGGAGATTCGCGAACGACGGCGCCAGCGGCACCCACTCCACCGGCGCGCCGCCGGCCTTGAGAGAGTCGAAGTTGTGCATATACGAAGTGAGCGTGCCGTTGAACTCGCCGGCGGCAACCAGTTGGGCCAACAGCGTTCGACCGCCGCGCAGGTTGGGCTGTTGCGCCGCCAACGCGCGCATGAAGCTCAACCCTTTCTCTTTTCCCATCCCGCTGATCGTCGCGGTGAACCATTCATAGGCGCGGCTTTCGATGCCGACTTGTCCTTTCCACGCCGGCTTGAGCAGATCTTCATGCGTTCGCGGAATGTTCGCCTTGGAGACAAGCCTAGTGTTAAAACCAAAAACGCCGTAGGTGGTATAGTTGGAAGTCCAAAAACCCTGAGGATCTTTGAAACCATCGCGAAAGAATTTCCGCTCCGGCGAGTCGTACGCAGCCAGCAACCCCCGTTTCTTGAGTAGATAACCATAAAACCCGGTCGTCGAAACTACATCCCAAAGCGGCTTCCCCGCCCGCGATTCGATCAGAATCTTCTCCATCATCTGGGAATCGGTCGTGCGCTCAAACTGGACGTCGACCTTGGGATATATTTTCTTGAAACTATCGGTCAGTGCTTTGCTGTCCGAAGCGTTGGCGGTGGTATAGAAAACTAACCTGCCCTCCGCTTCCGCTTTATCCTTCCACTCCGCGGCGACTGAAGTCCAAGGTGAAAAGCATACGCAGCCAAGTAGAAACGCCCAGGCCAGCATCAACTGCCATTTTCTCATCACGCATCTTCCTCAAAGAATTTCTAATACAGATCCTTATGAGGGTCCCGTCGTGAAAAAGAAGCGCTGTGGAGTAACCGGTTTCGGCTGGCCAAGTCCGCGAAATGCTCGTGTCAAATCGTATTTTTCCAAACCTACACTCGGGTTTACGCTTATTGAGTACCGTTGATTTGGTTTAAGCCCCAAAGTCAGAGGAACAACAAATGTGCGATTGTCTCGCCAGTAAACGCCGCCTTCACTGCAGGTACGCCCTGCGACCGCGTTAGGATAAAATGCCGGTGAACAACCAAAATTCCAGGAATTTGACATGGGCTGATCGAAAACAACGACGATCTCTGTAAGTGAAGCCGGGACGTTTTCGCTCCCGTCCTCGGGGATCGTGTGAACTGGTTTCGATGGGGTCCCTGTCGGGACCGCTTGTCCAATCTTTTTTTTCTCATTGTCGGTATTCTGCTGCTCAGCCGGAACTTTAGCGACGAGCATATACTCTCGTAGCTCGAAGGATGTTGCTGTACTCTCGGTCTTCCTACTTACAACATTTTTCACATCCGGTGCATACCACAACGTCCACTCACCACAGCCCCGCTCTTTGTTGGCGATAACGGCGCACGAGCATTGGCACTCAAAGGCTCCGAATGTGCCAGCCAAACGCTGTAACAACGCATTCCGTGCGCACAGGGACGCGTGGCGCTTTACTACTTGGGTCCGACTGTCCAATTCTTAAACTTTCACCATCGTAGCGCCACGTTTTACCTATCCAAAGGGGAAATTCTATATTAGCGGGGCGTGCGGTGTTTTTTCGTGTTGTGGCATTTCCGAACTGATAAACCCAGTAGTCACCACGTTGTAGTATTGGAGACTCAGCAACTGGTCCTTTGTAATTTTCCGGCGGAGTCGCAGCCAAAATTGTGAGAGAATAACTTAACCCGATAGCAAGACAAAGTAGCCGACACCATGTAGTCCTAAAATATGCCGCAGCAAAAATCTTTTTCATTTTCACTCCTTCAGACTCCGCGAAACACAAGTGGGGGCGGAAGTGTATTCTAGAATAGAGATTCGTGTCACCTTACTTGATCTACACCTTTCTCTTCAGCGGACTCGGCAGACTGCTCAACAACGAACTGAACATTGTCGGATCGAATCCCACCGCGAATCCCGTCAATGAAAGCAGACCCGCAACGCGAGCGTACTGGTCGGGGCTCGTACTCTCGAAAAGCTTTTCCCCCGGAGTCCCGATGGCAACGCCGGCAATGTACAGGAGAAAGACGACAAAGCTTCTAAACATACTGGCGATCGGATTCTCGGTCCGGTAGGCCATAGAAATCGTCACCAGTTGATGATTTCCATCACCGCCCGCTTCTACCTGCGGTTCATAATCGCGAAAGGTGAGCCGACTGGAAATCCCACCCAGCAGTCCCGCCAAGCAGGTAAGCGTGACCACGTTCGTGTAAGTGTACAGCAACCCCGCCATAAAAAAATTATGAACCGTGAAGGATTTCATCAGCGCCTCGCGGTAGGCAATTGACGGAACCATCAACCCCGCCGCAAACAATAAAACCCACGCGACCACGCAAAACATACCCATCGCCAAATGCAGTGGCTTGTTCATCTAGTGGTTACTCCTTAGAAACTTTCCGCCTGCACAATTCCGGGGACACAATACTAATTTCACGACATCTGTCCTTTACGACTCGTTACATCATCGCGCAAAGATCTTCTTGAAGAACCCTTCTTTCTCCAGCTCCTTCACCACACTATCGTCGAAAAACTGCTCTGGTTTATATTTTTTCGCTTCCGGTCGGGTTTGGGCGCGGGGTCGAGAACGAGCTTCAAAAATCCTTCCTCGCCGGAACTTAACTCGCAGGTGGATGTCTCCCTCGTAGAATCTCTTCCGCGCGTATTGCCAATATTAACGGACGATTCATCCGAAGCGCCGCGACAGTTGCCCTACCCGTGGGAGTCAATCCAATAACACGCGGTCCCGCCCAACGAAAGTGATCGTGCCTGCGCTGGCGACGCGGATGAAACAAGGCCACTCTACGGCCGCTTTGTGGGTCGAAAGCTGAACGTCGGGCCTCTTTGCGCAATGAACATGAGACACATGCGAGGGCCAAATTTTCAGCGACGGATGAGCCACCGGCCGCCTTCGGTAAGATGTGGTCGATATGGAACGTGGCTTCTTGGCTATCCTGCGACAATCCGCAATATTCGCATCGATCTCCCGCCCGCATCACAACCAAGTGACGCAATCAAGCAGGAACGCTGCTCATGATTTTTTCGCGCGCCGATGGCTGCTTGCGCGCCGAGCCCGCAAGCGGAGAAGTGTAAGTAGCTCGGAGAGATTTACCAGGCCCTGCGCTTCATTCCGTTCGGCGGCAGTCAACCGTTCGCCGTTGTCTTGACGATCCAGCAAGAACTGGAGACGCGTGTCGACGGCCGGCGGCAAGCGAAACTTCGCTAAATCTTCTGGCACTTCCATCTGAAAAGCGACCATTTGTGACATGTCATCTCCCACTAGATTTTAGTCTTGCGGTATCATACCAGGCCGCAATGAACATGTCTCTCCTACCGACCGGCCCTATTCAGGACGATGTCGAATCGATATCGACTGCCGTGCATTCACGGGCGATCGGTTGTTTTTTACTTTCGTCGCTGGCCCCCCTTCACCGCGCAAATATCTTCTTGAAAAACCCTTCCTTCTCCAGCTCCTTCACCACACTGTCGTCGAAAAACTGCTCCGGTTTATATTTTTTCGCTTCCGGTCGGGTTTGGGCGCGGTCTTCGAGGACGAGCTTGAACATTTCGGGATCGAGATTGGGGATGCGTTCGATCACGTCGACGCCGAACTGCCAACTCGCTTCGAGAATTTCGGCGTCGTCGGTGTGGAGAAACTTGGCGAGCGCTTTCTTGCTGCCCTCTATGTCCTTTTGCAGCATGGCGACGCCTTCGGAATAGCCGGCGATGAAATTCTTGACGATCTGGCGGTGCGCGGCGAGATAAGATTTGCGCACGACGATGCCGACGTGGGGAAAGCTGAGACCGATGGTTTTCGGCGGAATCTGAATTCTCGCTCCCGCTTTGAGCGTCTTTTGTAGCGCCGGCGGCGTCATCGGCGCGGCAAAGATCCGCCGCGCTTCGATGCCCGCAGCGAGCTCCGGCTGGTCACCCATTTGTAACAGCGGCACATCTTTGTCGGGCTCAAGGCCGGCCTTCTTCAAAATATAGCGCATCGTAAAATCAGTGGACGAGCCGAAGCGGGTGATGCCTACCGGTTTGCCGCGCAAATCTTGAATCGATTTTATCTCCGGTTGAACTACAATGTAGAAGGCGGGAATGTTGACCATGCCCGCCACCGCGACCAGATCCGCGCCGCCGAAATCGGCGTCGACCACTCCGCTGCCTCCTGCTGTCGCGATCTGATTCTCTCCCGCCATCATGGTCTGGATCACCTGCGCTGCGCCCGCAGTGTAACTGAGATTCACATCGAGCCCATATTTACGGAACAGGCCCAACTCCTGCGCGACGTAAAGCGCGGCATGATCGCCGGCCAACGACGCATAGATCGCATTGATCCGCTCCAGCGCGGACTGCGCGTAGAGATCGCCCCGCGCGATCAGTAGACCGAGAACTAATGACAAACAGAGCTTGATGATTTTTTTTGACTGCATAACTTGCTCCATTGAGAACGAACGCTATAGAGCCAGGACAAAGCTAGGTCAAACTTTCCAGCCCGGCGATAGATCCACCCGCGTGCCCACCGGATCGAGAATAAAGGTTTCGGCGAAGCGTCCGTCCTTAGGCAGCTTGTCCGTGCCGCCGGTAGCACCGTTGCCTTTGGCGGTGCTAACCGCGCCCTTGACGTCTTCCACTTGCATGCCGAAGTGAAAAATCCCCTCGCGCCGGTTGCGCGCCGGCAGGATCGCCAAATTGATATGGCCGTCGGAAAGATAAATCGCCGAGCCGTTCTCCGTCGGCTCGCCGCTGCGCGCGACCTCGTTGAGACCGAAAGAGGACTTATAAAACTCCGCCAGTTTCTCAGTGTCCTTGGTCAGTAATGCGATATGTCCTATGCGTGCCATGGTATTCTCCTTTTGTCTTTGGTCGTTAATTTCGAATTAAGATATCACTCTCGCAAAGCATGTCCTGATCCCATCTTTACTTCCTATACAGTTGCTCGATCAAACCGCTCTTCTCGATGTCCCGAAAAAAACTCCCGTCGACGAAATCCGCAATGGCGAAACTCTTCACCTTGGGATCGGGTTCGCGTTCGAGCACGGCGGCGAGCGCTTTTTCGTTGGGTCCGGGCAGCCGTTCCATCAATTCGATCGACTCGTCGTAAAGATAACCGGCTTCCTCGGCGTTCAAGCCGCCCATATATTTCTGCATCAACGCCACCGACCCAGTGCGATTGGTTTTGAGATAGTGAATCGATTCGACAAACGAGCGCATGAGCCGCTCGACCACGCTACGCCGGCGTTGAATCTGGCTGCGTAGCGTCGCGAAGGTGCCGGAGGGCGAGAGAATTTTTAGATCGGCGGCGCTGGTGATGTAGCGCGCGCCGGCGCGCTCGGCGGTGAGCAGCGCCAGGCCGCCGAGAATAGCCGCTTCTAACTTGCCCGCGGACAACGCCGCGGCGACTTGTGGGTGACCGCCGAGCTGCAACAGTTGCACGTCTTTGTCTGGCCGCAGACCGACCTTCATCAAAGCGTTGCGCGCAAAGGTGTCGGCTTCCGAACCGTATTGTGACACACCGATGGTCGCGCCTTTGACGTCTTCCAGCCGGCGGATTTTCGAAGTGCGGCTGACCATCAGCTTTTGTCCCGAGACATTGGCGCTAGCGCCGAGTATCGCCACGTCCGCGCCGCGCACCCGCGCGCGCGTCAGCGCGGTGACGCCGGCGAACACAACGTCGACATCGCCAGACATCAAGGTTTGCACCAGGCGCGGACTGCCGGGAATCAGCAAAATCTCGGCTGTCAAATCGTACTTGTTGAGCAAGCCCAATTCCTTAGCGATAAACGGCATCGATTGCGACAGGCTTGGACTGACATACGCCACGCGCAATTTGTCGGCGCCGATGCCGACTTCAGCGCGACCCAGAAGAGCGAAGGCAGCGAGCAGTGAAATTGCGAGTTTAGTTTTCATGATCTCAATAAGGCTTCATGACTTTGCGCCACTCATCTTGGTAGTGTGGCAACTTTTCTAAATACTGCGGCCAATCGATCTCGCCATAGCGCAGTTTGCGCAAGCGCTCGTTGGCCAGCGTGACATCGGTGCGGCCGACGCTGACGCCGACCTCGTTGGCGTAATAATCTTGCACTTCTTTGGAAAGAATATAATCGATCCACAACTTGCCGGCGTTGGCATGGGGCGCGCGGCGCGCTAGCGCTAGAGCGTTGGGCGGATTGGGAAACAGCGGCTCCATGGCGACCCAATCCACCGGCGCGCCTTTCTTGCGAATCTCCTCGCCGGCGGCGATGCGCATAGTCGGCGCCAGCGCCCATTCGCCGGCAGCCAACAATTCCGCCGCCAGCTGGCGGCCGCGGCGGAACTCGACATTTTGCTTGGCCAGCGCGCGGATGAATTCCGACGCCCGCTTTTCGCCCATCACATGGGCCAGCACCATGTACCAATCGTCATCGGTCTGATCTAAACCGATGTGGCCTTTCCATCGGGGCAGGAGCAGATCGTCGTAACTCTTCGGCACGTCGGCCGCCGCCACCAGCTTGCGGTTGTATCCGATCACCGCGATGGTCGAGTACTGCGCCGTCCACACGCCTTGCTTGTCTTTGTAGCTCGGGCGAATGAACTTTCTTTCCGGCGAATCGTAGACGGCAAAATTATTTTTCTTGGCGGTCCAATACATCTCCGAGCCGCTCAAGTTGACGACGTCGACGACATGACGCCCGGCAGTGTATTCGGTGTCAAAACGTTGAGCGATCTTTTCCGCGCCGGCGCGGTAGTATTCGACTTTGATGAACGGATATTTCCTGTTAAATCCTTGCGCCAAGCGATTCATCACCGGCGCCTGGGTGGTCGCGTAGGTCAGCAACTCCTTTTCCGCTTTCGCGCCTTCGACGATCTGGGGCATCGTCTGAGCCGCGGCCAACGATGGAATTGAAATCGACAACGCCAACAGCACAACGAGTTTGCTCATGCCTTCTCTCCTCACGCCAACGATACTAACCAAGCCAGCGCCACTTTGTAAATCAAAAACTCCTTGCGATTAACAAAACGCGAAACTTCCGCATCGCCGCCTTGACACTCTTATTTCATCCAAGTAAGAATCGCCACGAATCAAGTTACATTTCGCACTGAGGAATTTCATGGCAACTCCATCAGGACCGCTAACCGGTTATCGTGTGCTCGATTTGGGCGGACCGCTAAGCCTGCACTGCACCAAACTGCTCGCCGACATGGGCGCCGACGTGATCAAAGTCGAGCCGCCTGCGGGCGACGAATCGCGCCGCATGCCGCCGTTCAAAAACGACTCGCCGCACGCCGAAACCAGTCTCTACTTCCTGCACTTCAACACTAACAAGCGCGGCATCACGCTTGACGTCGAGAAACCCGACGGCCGGGCGATCCTGCTCGAACTGTGCAAGAAGGCCGATGTCATCATTGAAACCTATCGGCCGTCGCGCGCCAAAGAGCTGCGTTTGACCTATCAAGATTTGAGCGCGGTCAACCCGGCGTTAGTCGTCGCATCGATCACGCCCTTCGGCCAAAGCGGTCCGTGGAAAGATTACAAAGCCAATGACATGGCCGGTATCGCGCTCGGCAACTTGCTTTATCTCGCCGGTGAACCGGGCGAGCCGCCGTTGCAGCCGCCGGGAGAAATCGCCTATGGCATGGCGTCGACCTACGGCGCCTTCGGCATCGCCGTGGCGCTCTATCACCGGCTCGACAGCGGCAAAGGCCAGCACATCGACGTGTCCATGCACGAATGCGGCGGCCACATCGCCGGCTACTTCATTCCCAACTTCGGTTACACCGGCGACAAACCGGCGCGCGCTTCGCGTAAGGGCGAAGAGACCGATCTTTACGATCCTTACAAAACTAAAAATGGTTACGCCCGTATCTTCATCATTCCCGTCGAGCAATGGCGCCGCTTAGTCGACTGGATGGGCAAGCCAGCGTCGATCTCCGGACCGGACTTCGAAAAAATGGCGTACCGGCGCAAACATCCCGAGATCGTCGTCGGCGCCATCGCCGAATTCTGCGCCCGCTACACCAAGGAAGAACTTTACGAAGAAGGCCAGAAGCGGCGCATCGCCGTGACGCCGATCAACACCGCCGGCGAATTTATCGAAATGGAACAGACCAAAGCCCGCGGCCTGTTCGTCGACATGGAACATCCGGTGATCGGCAAGTACAAGCAGTTTGGCGTCGTGCCGCGCCTGATGGATTCTCCCGGCGCCATCCACCGCACCGCGCCGCTGCTCGGCGAGCATAATAAAGAAATTCTCAGCGGCGAGCTGGCAATGACCAACGACGACCTGGTCGCGCTGCGCGCCGAAGGCGTGATCTGAAGCAAACAGCCGGGGAAAAGATTCACCACGAAGGACACGAAGTTCACGAAGGGATTACGTAATAATAAGTGAAATTCGATGAACTATCGAATAAAGTCCTTGGCTGTGCAATCGAGGTGCACAAAGAACTAGGGCCTGGATTGCTCGAATCGACTTATGAGCAGTGCTTAGCCTATGAATTGAATCGAGCCCATGTTCCGTTCCGACTCCAAGTGGGATTTCCAGTTGAGTATAAAAACACCAGGCTTGATTGTGGATACCGGATTGACCTACTGGTCGACGATCAACTTATTGTTGAGTTGAAAAGCGTAGAACAGTTACTCAAAATTCATGAGGCGCAAATTTTAACTTATATGAGACTTGCGAAGGTAAGAGTGGGACTGTTGATCAACTTCAACGTGCCGTTATTGAAAAAGGGAATTAAGCGATTTCTTCTATAGTTTTTACTTCGTGTCCTTCGTGTCCTTCGTGGTGAATAGAATCATTAAATCTAAGGAACAAATCTATGTCGCAACTACCTTTAGAAGGCATCCGCGTTATCGAGCTTACCACCGGCGCCGCCGGCCCCACGGTCGCCCGCGTGTTGTGTGAATTCGGCGCGGAAGTGATCCGCTGCGAAACTCGGCTGCGCGGCGACGGCCATCGCGGCGAAGATCCCAAGCTGTGGAACAAGAAGCCCGACTTCATGAAACTCCAGCGCGGCAAGAAGTCTTTCACGGTCAACATGTCGACGCCCAAAGGCCGCGAACTGGTTAAAGAGTTGGCGAAAAAGTCCGACGTGCTGGTGGAAAACTTCGGCCTCGGCATTCTCGAAAAGTGGGGTCTCAACTGGCCCGATCTACAGCTGATCAATCCGAACATTATTTTGATCCGCGTCAAAGGCATGGGCTGCACCGGTCCCCACGCCGCCGATCTCACCTACGGTCCCAACGTCGGCAACACCATGGCGACAACTTATTTATGGAATTATCCCGGCGCGACCACGGCTACCGCGGAGCCGCGCACGCAGCATCCCGATTTCATGGGCGGCGTCACCGGCGCCTTCGGCGTGGTGCTCGCGCTGATTCAGCGCAAAAAAACCGGCCGCGGCCAGTGGATCGACAGCGCCCAGCAGGAAATCGGCGCATCGTTGCTCGGACCGAAGTATCTCGAATACACCGTCAACAAACGCGAGCCGCAACCGGAAGGCAACCGCAGCTTAGTCGCCGCGCCCTACGGACCCTACCAATGCAAAGGCGACGACCGTTGGTGCGTCATCTCGGTTTACAACGACGATGAATGGCAGCGCTTCGCCGCGCTGTTGGAAAAATCCGGCCTCAAGCGCGACGCCAAGTTCGCTACCCATCTCGACCGCGTGCGCCACAAAGACGAACTCGACAAATGGGTCACGAGCTGGACGCTGAAGCATGATCCCTACGAAATCATGGAGCTGGTCCAAGGCGTCGATGTCTGCGCCGCCGTGGTGCAAGACGTCGAAGATCAATTCAAAAACGACAAGCAGTACGCCGCCACCGGCTTTCTAGTGAACATGACCGAACCGGAGGCCGGCGACGTGGTCACCGAAAATGTTCCCATGCGCATGTCGCTCACGCCAGGCCGAGTACGCGGCGTCGCACCGCTGATGGGCGAACACACCCACGAGATCGCGCGCAACTTGCTCGGTCTTAGCGACGATGAGATTAAGAAATTGGATGATGAGAAGGTACTTTATTAAAAAACAGAATCCCGTAGTCAGGATTCAGAATTCAGAAGCTTGGTTCCGAAACTTCTGAATTCTGGCTACTGACTTCTGAATTCTGCAACTACGGAGGAAGAAATGGCAGAACCAGGACCCCTATGTATTTACGAGAAGCGCGATCCGCATATCGCGATCATCAAGCTCAACCGCCCGGAGAAGAAAAACTCGATCAGCCGCGATCTCTACTGGGCCCTCGATGCGGCGTGGCACAAGGCCAAGGAGGATGACGACGTTTGGTCGATCATTCTGACCGGCAGTGCCGACTCTTTTTGCTCCGGCGGCGATTTGAAAGAGAACATCGCCTTTGCCCGCGGCGAAATGACCGGGCCGCGCTCCGGCCCGCGCGGCTATTCCAGCCTGCGCCCGCTGCAAATGCACAAGCCGATCATCGCCGCCATCAACGGCTACGCGGTCGGCGGCGGCTTTAGTTTGGCGCTCTCCTGCCATATCCGTTACTGCGTGCCGGCATCGAAATTTGGCTGCTCCGAAGTGCGCTGGTCCCATCTCGCCGCCTGGCCGAGCTATGTCGCCCAACTGCCCAGCGGTTGGGCCTACTGGTTCGCTCTCAGCGGCCAGATGATCGACGCCGACACGGCGTTTCGTCTTGGGTTAGTGCAAAAAGTTTGCGCGCCAGAAAAACTGCTCGACGACTGCATCGAACTGGCGACCACGATCAACCGCAACGGCCGGCTGATCGCCCAACACACCATCGAGTTCATCGAAGACAAATTTCTCTACGAGATCCAGGGCTGGGAAAAGGGCTTCGAAGTGCACCGCGAATTCTACGCCCATCTGCGCAACAGCAAAGACTACGACGAAGGCTCAGCCGCCTTCGCCGAACGGCGCAAACCGGAGTTCGCGGCGGAGTATTATAACGAGAAAACCAAACTGCCCGGCGTGCCCGAGCCGGTTAAGAAGTAGTCGACATCAATGCCATGACAAACGGCGTGAACGATCCGAGCAATTCGAATCGTTCACGCCGTTTTTTGTTGTAGTGCCGAAATAGCGTAGGGGCGAAAAATCTTTCGCCCTTCATTCGCCCATCGCGCCGACCAACTATCCTTTTGCGACCTGCTCGTAGCTCGGCTCGGGCATCCCAGCTTTCCACGTCGGATCGCGCAGCTCCAAGCGATTGCCGCTGGGATCGAAGAAGTAAAGCTCTCGTCCGGGGAAATAGCCGCCCTTACGATAGTAAAGCTCGTCAATCTTAACGTTCTGTTCCTTAAAAATCTTGCAGGCCTGGTTGATCGTCTCCGGCGCCACTGTAAAAGAATGGTGCACGTTGCGCTCCTCGACGAAGTTCTTGTCAACGCCGTCCGAACGCGTGCACAGCAAGATATTGTGATCGCCGACATTGAAGCAAGACATGCCGGAAGTACCGAGCCGCCCAAGATGCTTCAAGCCCAGCAGATCGCCATAAAACTTCTCCGACTCGTCCAGATTGTTGACTGGAATCGACCAATGAGTCACGCCTTCGATTTTGATTTGTCCCATAAAAACCTCCTGTTAATATGCCCCCTATTTGCGCCGACCGGTTGGACGATGTCAACCCTCACGACTCATTCCTACGGAAAGTTTAATGACGTTCGTTTCGGCGCATCTTCCTCAAACGATCCGTTGAGGTATTCCACCGAGTTCACGTCCACGAAAGCGAGCATCTTTAACTGATCGGCAAACCTCGCGCGATCGAAACTGATCGTGACCGGCTCGCTGACCGGTGCGCGGTAAGTGCCAAAGACTTTGTCCCAAAACGGCCAGTCGGAATAGTTGCCGGCGTGGACCCCGCGTTGATGGTGCAAGATGTGTTCTTCGGGCCGTTGGATAAAGTAGCCGGCCCATTTCGGCGTGTCCACATTCCAGTGCGGGAATAAGGTCATGAAGAACTGAAACACGCCGGTAACGACGACCGCGCGCGGATCAAGACCGAGCAGGAATGCCGTGACGAGAATACTCGACGTTGTGGAACAAATTACATCCAGCGGATGCGCCACCAGCGCGCTCGGGATATCGACCCGCGCCACGCCATGATGCAGCTGATGGACCATGCGCCAGAGCATATTAAACTGGTGCTGGCTGCGGTGATACCAGTAAGTGATGAAGGTATTCACCGGAAACCAAATCACGATACCGCCAATCACACCCCAAGCTTCGCCATTCAGCAATCGATGCTCGCGCAACCACTTTCCAGGAACAACCAGCGACCAGAGCTGAGCCACGATGATAAAAACTAACATGACACCGAGACCGATCCACAACCAACCACGATAAAACTGAAACTGCCGCGCCGGCCGCTTGTGTTCGACGCTCAGCATGAGAACCAACGTGATGGACATGACCACCACCACGAGAATTTGCCGCGACTCCATGACAAGTCCTGATCTAGATTCTAACCAACGTTTTGCGCGCTATCTTGAGCAACCATTCTCAGTCGGTCAGACCTCAGCCAACTAAATGCCGGCTGAAAAACTCCGTCGCTCTCGGCCACGACAACGCCGCGGCATGCGGCCGATAATTTATCGAGCCGCTATTGACGAACGCATGCGCAGCGCCGGCGTAGGAGTGAAACTCGTGCGGCTTGCCGAACTTGGTCAGCTCGGCGTCGAGCTTGCGCATATCTTCTGGCGAGGGATTTTGATCCTCGGCGCCGAAGTGGCCTTGGATCGGGCAGCCGATCTCGCTTGTGCGGTCGAAGGGTGTCGGCCCGGCTTCGCCGTACGGCATCATCGTGCTGCTGCCGTAAAACATCACGCCGGCTTTCAAATCTTTACTCGCTGCCGACATTAGATAAACCAGCCGCCCGCCCATGCAAAAGCCGACGATGCCTAAGCGGCCGCCGTCGACTTGTTTATGATTCTCGAGAAATCCGATGGCGCCTTCGATGTCGCGAATGATCGACGGATCGCGCAAGCGCGACTTTCGCACCGGGTTTTCGTCTTTACAGTCAGGTCCATCGCGATGATAGAGGTTGGGTGCGACGGTCGCATAACCTTGCAGCGCCAACATATGCGTCGTGTCT is a window encoding:
- a CDS encoding VOC family protein → MGQIKIEGVTHWSIPVNNLDESEKFYGDLLGLKHLGRLGTSGMSCFNVGDHNILLCTRSDGVDKNFVEERNVHHSFTVAPETINQACKIFKEQNVKIDELYYRKGGYFPGRELYFFDPSGNRLELRDPTWKAGMPEPSYEQVAKG
- a CDS encoding enoyl-CoA hydratase/isomerase family protein — encoded protein: MAEPGPLCIYEKRDPHIAIIKLNRPEKKNSISRDLYWALDAAWHKAKEDDDVWSIILTGSADSFCSGGDLKENIAFARGEMTGPRSGPRGYSSLRPLQMHKPIIAAINGYAVGGGFSLALSCHIRYCVPASKFGCSEVRWSHLAAWPSYVAQLPSGWAYWFALSGQMIDADTAFRLGLVQKVCAPEKLLDDCIELATTINRNGRLIAQHTIEFIEDKFLYEIQGWEKGFEVHREFYAHLRNSKDYDEGSAAFAERRKPEFAAEYYNEKTKLPGVPEPVKK
- a CDS encoding dienelactone hydrolase family protein: MEANMASSWANVRVDNSDMPLYVSLPASDRTVPGIVVVHGQSGMEDFVKDTTHMLALQGYATVAPNLYHRDGPDCKDENPVRKSRLRDPSIIRDIEGAIGFLENHKQVDGGRLGIVGFCMGGRLVYLMSAASKDLKAGVMFYGSSTMMPYGEAGPTPFDRTSEIGCPIQGHFGAEDQNPSPEDMRKLDAELTKFGKPHEFHSYAGAAHAFVNSGSINYRPHAAALSWPRATEFFSRHLVG
- a CDS encoding GxxExxY protein, producing the protein MKFDELSNKVLGCAIEVHKELGPGLLESTYEQCLAYELNRAHVPFRLQVGFPVEYKNTRLDCGYRIDLLVDDQLIVELKSVEQLLKIHEAQILTYMRLAKVRVGLLINFNVPLLKKGIKRFLL
- a CDS encoding CoA transferase, yielding MSQLPLEGIRVIELTTGAAGPTVARVLCEFGAEVIRCETRLRGDGHRGEDPKLWNKKPDFMKLQRGKKSFTVNMSTPKGRELVKELAKKSDVLVENFGLGILEKWGLNWPDLQLINPNIILIRVKGMGCTGPHAADLTYGPNVGNTMATTYLWNYPGATTATAEPRTQHPDFMGGVTGAFGVVLALIQRKKTGRGQWIDSAQQEIGASLLGPKYLEYTVNKREPQPEGNRSLVAAPYGPYQCKGDDRWCVISVYNDDEWQRFAALLEKSGLKRDAKFATHLDRVRHKDELDKWVTSWTLKHDPYEIMELVQGVDVCAAVVQDVEDQFKNDKQYAATGFLVNMTEPEAGDVVTENVPMRMSLTPGRVRGVAPLMGEHTHEIARNLLGLSDDEIKKLDDEKVLY
- a CDS encoding sterol desaturase family protein; protein product: MESRQILVVVVMSITLVLMLSVEHKRPARQFQFYRGWLWIGLGVMLVFIIVAQLWSLVVPGKWLREHRLLNGEAWGVIGGIVIWFPVNTFITYWYHRSQHQFNMLWRMVHQLHHGVARVDIPSALVAHPLDVICSTTSSILVTAFLLGLDPRAVVVTGVFQFFMTLFPHWNVDTPKWAGYFIQRPEEHILHHQRGVHAGNYSDWPFWDKVFGTYRAPVSEPVTISFDRARFADQLKMLAFVDVNSVEYLNGSFEEDAPKRTSLNFP